In Eucalyptus grandis isolate ANBG69807.140 chromosome 4, ASM1654582v1, whole genome shotgun sequence, the following proteins share a genomic window:
- the LOC120286061 gene encoding putative adenylate cyclase regulatory protein, translating to MGKLEELKELHIWKTAIREIPACVGSLKKLQRLDASDCSSLVALPDSISHLKNLWLLDLSGCSGLCTLPKSIGSLVKLQRLSLSGTGVSIDLRFDYRIPNSIWKLEWLTQLKLSYSGICKLSKSIGDLKKLEFLDISHCEKLSSLPSTIGKLGNLEELDASNCKNLGGEIHVDGLSSLKILRLSSTGVSGFHGTFDKVSCLEQLMLDDCHMLQSLPELPTSLTVLEVSGQHRTFPKLSRLSHLRKLTVKDCPLLKSMPKLSRLSHLRKLTVKDCPLLKSMPKLPLSLLELFVCNCGELEELPSLSRLELLLKLFLESCGELTDIRGLEGLKSLGWLTVSKCWKLSNLDGLGHLESLRDLCLLSSGSILKDDQVRGFEKLKNLEKLAVAGCESLVRVDVSQLTRLDRLSFRGCCKLLEIKGLERLKNLITLILAGCPIDTLPDLSCLHNLELAWVDKRSNIT from the coding sequence ATGGGCAAATTGGAAGAACTGAAGGAGCTTCACATATGGAAGACTGCTATACGGGAAATTCCTGCATGTGTAGGTTCTTTGAAGAAGCTGCAAAGGCTTGATGCCAGTGATTGCAGCTCATTGGTTGCCCTTCCCGACTCAATTAGCCATCTGAAAAATTTGTGGCTCCTTGACTTGAGTGGTTGCTCTGGGTTATGTACACTTCCAAAGAGCATTGGATCACTCGTAAAATTGCAGCGCTTGTCATTAAGCGGAACGGGGGTTTCAATAGATTTGCGGTTTGATTATCGTATCCCTAACTCGATTTGGAAGTTGGAATGGTTGACACAACTGAAGTTGTCATATTCGGGCATTTGTAAATTATCTAAATCCATCGGGGatttgaaaaagttggaatttttGGATATTTCTCATTGTGAGAAATTGAGTAGTTTACCTAGTACTATCGGCAAGTTGGGCAACCTAGAAGAATTAGATGCCTCAAATTGCAAGAATCTAGGAGGAGAAATTCATGTAGATGGGCTGTCTTCATTGAAGATCCTTCGTTTAAGTTCAACAGGTGTTTCTGGCTTCCATGGCACATTCGATAAGGTTTCTTGTCTTGAGCAACTTATGTTAGACGATTGCCATATGCTTCAATCATTGCCGGAGCTTCCTACCTCTTTAACAGTTTTGGAAGTCAGCGGTCAGCATCGCACATTTCCTAAACTTTCTCGTTTAAGCCACCTGAGAAAGCTCACTGTTAAGGATTGCCCACTGTTGAAATCCATGCCTAAACTTTCTCGTTTAAGCCACCTGAGAAAGCTCACTGTTAAGGATTGCCCATTGTTGAAATCCATGCCGAAGCTTCCCTTAAGTCTATTGGAACTTTTTGTCTGCAATTGTGGTGAGTTGGAAGAGTTACCGAGTTTGTCAAGATTGGAATTAttgttaaaattatttcttgagtCGTGCGGAGAGCTGACAGACATTAGGGGTCTAGAGGGATTAAAATCCTTAGGATGGCTTACCGTATCTAAATGCTGGAAGTTGTCCAACCTTGACGGCCTTGGACATCTAGAATCTTTGAGAGACTTGTGTTTATTGTCAAGTGGTTCAATATTGAAAGATGATCAAGTTCGAGgctttgaaaaattgaaaaacttggaAAAGCTAGCGGTAGCGGGCTGTGAGTCCCTTGTAAGAGTGGACGTTTCGCAATTAACACGTCTAGATCGTTTAAGTTTTCGTGGATGCTGCAAGCTACTCGAAATTAAAGGCCTTGAGAGATTGAAAAACTTGATAACGTTAATTCTCGCGGGGTGCCCTATTGATACATTACCAGACCTCTCGTGCTTGCATAACCTGGAACTTGCGTGGGTTGACAAGCGCTCGAACATTACCTGA
- the LOC104442209 gene encoding disease resistance protein RUN1-like, whose amino-acid sequence MKRDRAPAHNSGQSNKKSARRKVDDASASSSSAASTGSDSYDVFLSFSGEDTRLKFADHLYNSLVDARIRVFRDENELREGEKIDTELLQAIKNSKISIPILSPNYASSKWCLHELAEMIECIKSGHVVLPIFYHVQPTHVRKQEGSFGETFCRLSTNHSEEDVVRWKKALEEVASIKGWEPAKTADGHEGKLVRKIVTAVLRKLKKPPQPVVTEQLVVTEQLVEIDDSVEDILRKLDGSPNGTVGIYGMGGIGKTTLAKVVYNKLLDQFRYHSFIADIRESSRSKGIPRLQKQLIRDLKVVERVSNKDHGIRILRSIFKSKKVLILLDDVDDIDQVKALVGNYDWFEMGSRIIITTRSRSVLDEAEVKCKYKLKEMAKDKSLKLFSRHAFRSDSPQCGFESLSNSVVSITRGLPLALELIGSHLRAQNIDFWQDALKKLQKVPYEKVQEKLKISYEALNYEEKQIFLDIACFYVGIDGYDMGSDVDEVSYMWDACNFFSKMGIEKLSSMSLIKIEDTQVLNMHDQLRKLGREIVRQEDYSTPMNRSRLWAPEEALEVLQTNKGIEKVRVQALLLDGIESPIEITAEQLEMLPNLRLLIVRDAKLIGDSKSLLPKLRSLFGWDALHSCPVISI is encoded by the exons ATGAAACGTGATCGAGCGCCCGCACACAATTCTGGCCAAAGCAACAAGAAGAGCGCCCGTCGAAAAGTTGATGATGCCAGTGCGTCTAGCTCCTCCGCCGCTTCGACGGGCAGTGACAGCTAcgatgtgttcttgagctttagcGGTGAGGATACTCGCTTAAAGTTCGCGGATCACCTCTACAACAGCCTCGTCGATGCCAGAATCCGCGTATTCAGAGACGAAAATGAGCTTCGCGAAGGTGAGAAGATCGACACCGAGCTTCTTCAGGccattaaaaatagtaaaatctcGATCCCGATCCTCTCTCCGAACTACGCTTcgagcaaatggtgccttcaTGAGCTCGCTGAGATGATAGAGTGCATCAAAAGCGGGCACGTTGTCTTGCCCATATTTTACCATGTTCAACCGACCCATGTGCGAAAACAAGAAGGGAGCTTTGGAGAGACTTTCTGCCGTTTAAGTACGAATCATTCGGAGGAAGATGTTGTGAGATGGAAAAAAGCACTCGAAGAAGTGGCTTCTATAAAGGGATGGGAACCAGCGAAAACTGCTGACgg CCACGAAGGAAAATTGGTGAGAAAGATCGTCACAGCAGTTTTGAGAAAGTTAAAGAAGCCCCCTCAGCCTGTTGTTACCGAACAACTTGTCGTTACCGAACAACTTGTCGAAATCGATGATTCTGTGGAGGATATTTTGAGAAAGCTGGATGGTAGCCCTAATGGTACTGTTGGTATTTATGGAATGGGGGGCATTGGTAAGACAACTTTGGCCAAGGTTGTCTACAATAAGCTCTTAGACCAATTTCGGTATCATAGTTTTATTGCAGATATTCGAGAATCCTCGCGAAGCAAGGGCATTCCTCGTTTGCAGAAACAATTAATACGTGATCTGAAAGTGGTAGAACGAGTGTCTAATAAGGATCATGGAATCAGGATCCTGAGATCTATATTTAAAAGTAAGAAAGTCCTAATTCTTCTAgatgatgtggatgatattGATCAAGTTAAAGCTTTGGTTGGGAATTATGATTGGTTTGAGATGGGAAGTAGGATAATAATCACCACAAGAAGCAGGTCTGTTCTTGATGAAGCTGAGGTGAAATGCAAGTATAAACTCAAGGAAATGGCTAAGGATAAATCTTTGAAATTGTTTAGTAGACATGCCTTTAGGAGTGACTCTCCTCAGTGTGGATTTGAGTCTCTCTCCAATTCCGTCGTGTCCATTACCAGAGGGCTTCCCTTAGCTCTTGAGCTTATAGGTTCACATTTGCGTGCGCAAAACATAGATTTTTGGCAAGACGCGTTAAAGAAGTTACAGAAAGTACCATATGAGAAAGTGCAAGAGAAGCTCAAGATAAGTTATGAAGCATTAAACTATGAGGAAAAGCAGATATTTTTGGACATTGCTTGTTTCTACGTTGGAATCGATGGATATGATATGGGAAGCGATGTAGATGAGGTATCATACATGTGGGATGcctgtaattttttttcgaagATGGGGATTGAAAAATTGAGTTCAATGTcactaataaaaattgaagataCTCAAGTGCTGAATATGCATGACCAACTGAGAAAACTTGGTAGGGAAATTGTTCGTCAAGAAGATTACAGTACGCCTATGAATCGAAGTAGGCTGTGGGCCCCTGAGGAAGCCTTGGAAGTACTTCAGACAAATAAG gGAATTGAAAAAGTTCGCGTTCAGGCCCTCCTTCTCGACGGAATTGAGTCGCCGATTGAAATCACAGCTGAGCAATTGGAGATGCTACCAAACTTAAGGCTCCTTATAGTGAGAGATGCAAAACTGATTGGAGATTCCAAAAGCTTGCTTCCTAAGTTACGATCGCTTTTTGGATGGGATGCCCTGCATTCGTGCCCGGTCATTTCCATCTAG